The genomic DNA AAGCCAACCAGGCCACTGCAACTCGCACTGGGCCAGGTCCTTCACCCCGGCCTCGAAATCTCCCCTGCCCGCGTTCACCGTTCCCACGACCACCTTGTTCCCCAGCACGATTCCACGATTGATCCTGTCCGCGGGAACAGTAACGGTTCGTCCTCCTGCGGTCAGACTTGCGAGAATCAGGACGCCGTTCTTGCCGAGGATGTTCATGGCCTCGAAAGCTACGGGAGAATATCCGGTCGCCTCGAAAATGATGTCGAACGGGCCATGCTCTCGCGAAGCCTCCTCCAGAGAAACATCTTCGGTGCTGAAATAGCGTCCGCCCAAGGCATGGATGAGGTCGGAGTTGTAGTAGGGGGGCCTTTGAAGGCCGAATGTGCAGACCTGCAGGCCACGGAGCCGGAGCGCCATGGTCGCCAGCAGCCCGATGGACCCGGCACCGAGGACGGCAGCTCTCGCGGGACGCCACACCCGCATCCGGCGCTGGATTTCGTACGCCTGCCCGACCCCTTTTTCAATCACGCCCGCCGGCTCAAGCAGCACCCCGACATGCTTCAGCCCGGAAGGCACCTTTACGAGGAACTCCGGGGCCTCGACGTAGTATTCCACCAGGTAACCATGGAGGAGGTTGATCCCGCGTTCCCGGTAGTCGTCGTCCGTCGTCATGTCGTACATGCCCAGTGCGTCGTAGACCGATCCTCCCGGCCGCCGCACCGTTGCCACCACATAATCTCCCGGGGCAAACTCGTCGACATCGGATGCAACCGCCTCGACGACTCCCAGCGACTCATGCCCGAATATCAGGTAATCGTCACCGGGAGGAGGGTTCCCATAGAGAGCGGAAATGATCTCACGGTCGGTCCCGTCGAGGCCTACCTGGAGAACCTTCACCAGCACCTGCCGGTTCGAGGAGAGGGAGGGCCGTTCGACATCCCGCAGGTGAACGGAATTTTTCCTTCCGGGAAAAACGGCGACCGCTTTCATATTCTCGCCTCCGCATGTTACGCCAGCGGCCCGGTCTGTTGCGGCGTCACTGTCACCGCACTGCCGATGGTCCCGGTCCCGCTGACGGCAATGACTCGCCGCCATGCAATCAACGGATGGTGCACATGGAAAAAAGTGTAGCAGAGGATCGGCTCAGGGAAAGAGAGCCCGTCGATCCTTGCGAGCGATTGTATTGATGAGAGATATGCAGTAAACTGAATATCGGGAAGGACAAAAAAATGCGAGTACTAGTCGTTGAAGATGAAGAACGGATCCTGAACTTCCTCCGCAAAGGTTTGAAGGAGTACGGGTACACCGTCGATACGGCGACGCTGGGGAATGAGGGGCTGCAGATGGCCCTCAACAAAGAGTACGACCTGATCATCCTCGACATCATGCTTCCTGGAATGGATGGTTACAAGGTCATGGAACGCTTGCGTGACGCCAGAAACGACACCCCTGTTCTGTTCCTCACAGCACGGGATGCCGTCCAGGACCGTATAAAGGGGCTTGAGCTGGGGGCAGATGATTACGTCATCAAGCCGTTCGCTTTTTCCGAGCTGGTCACTCGAATGAGAACAATTCTCCGGCGCGGGCCCATCAAGAGTTCAGAAATAATCCGTGTAGGGGACCTGGAAATGGATGTCACGGCACACCGGGCCACCAGAGAAGGGAAGCGCCTCGATCTCACCCCCAAGGAATTTTCCCTCCTCTCCCTGCTCGCACGCCGGTCGGGAGAGGTGCTGACCCGCATGAGGATTGCCGAGCGGATTTGGGATGTGGACCTGGACAGCGATACCAACGTGGTCGATGTGCACATGAGGCGCCTGCGGTCGAAGGTCGATGATCCGTTCCCCAGAAAGCTGATCCATACGGTAAGAGGTGTCGGATACGTCCTGGAGGAGCGGTAACTCCTGCAGAGATGTGACTTCTTCTTTTCTCCGATCATTACCGTATCGCAATGTTCCCGTAATGTTTCCGAGATGCCGGCTCACCTTTTTTGCGAAGTAACCCTGCCTTTTAACACCCACTGCCCCCTGAAGATGATCATGAACCCGTTGTATCTGCTCACGCTGCATCTCCGAAAGATGACGAGACGCGCCTCTTCGACTTTATTGCAGCCAATCACGCATTAAGAGCAGGTCTTGGCATTCTCCATGCTCCTGTAAGGGAAGGATCGAAAGGAGAAGATAGTATGTTTGCCAAGGAATTCTCATCAGACCTGGCTTTCGAAGCAGACGGAACAATGCTCGTTCTGCTCAGCAGCAAAAACGAATGTGCCGGGTACTCTCTTACCCGCTGCAGCCGGCGCGGTGATCCGATGGAGCGTCTTGAAATAAAGGATTCTCCTCCTGAATTCGAGGAGTTCCATCCAGACTCCCTGACATGCGGCCATGGCCAGATCTACCTGATAGACAGAGCGGGGATGAAGGCAGTAGTCACCGATGCGAAGGGTGGTTTCAAGGCAGGCTACTTCATCACCGCCGACAAAAAAGGAAGCAGTGAAAAATCTGCGGTAGAAAGTTTCCTCATCGACGACGATGGTAATATCTCGTTCAACCTCTCCTGCAATTCCGAGCCTGTGGTGATTTCCTTCAAAGAGGATGAACCGAGCACCGTCACCTGCGTCACCCAGCGCCCCCGGGACGGCCTGACCCTGGGTCTCATCGCATTCGTCGGCTTCTTTGTCGGCTGCTACCTCGTCGCGTAGGAGCAGAATGACTGCGGCTGAAATTTCTGCCTCGCTTTCACCTCCAGCACGCCCTTATCAGTCCCTGGGATGGCACTTGTTGCAGAGGCTCCTCTGGAACGGGGCGAAGGCACCGGGACGCCTGTCATAGTAACCCGCCCTTGTCTCCAGGGTGGTCCGCCCCTGCGCAAACCGGGAAGACTCCGGATCGTCGGTACCCGGGTACCTGCCGTTCGCGACGATGAAAGTCGCGCCAGTATTCCACCTCGTCATGCTGTCCCACCCCGAGGCGTGAGCCCGGTGACAGGTGAGGCACATGACGTTAGCCGTCGTGCCGGGGTCGGGGCCGGAGGAGGCCGCCCCGGAAGCATGCGCAGCACCCTCCATAACGGCATGTTCATCCGTTACCATCTCATAGGGGACCAGTGACGAGTAGGAAGAACTCCACGATCCGCTAAGGTCCCCGGACGCGACGTACGAGTTGTAGTTGGCGGCTATGCGTCCCCCGAGTACGGCCTCCGCTCCCGCAGGATGGCCGAATCCTGCGCCTGAATGTACGGACGTGTGGCAATTGCGACACCACTCGGACATGCCTCGGCCGTAGGCGACCCTCGTGTCCCCCGCCGCCTCGCTTCGGTTGTACACCCGAGGTGCGATCGCAGCAGGAGCATCGGCAGTGAATGCAGGGATAGACGGATCGTTTTTAGGCCGGTACCCTGCGCCCCCCAGCATACGATACGAGCCCGACGGCTGCCGTACGGACGTGAAGCCCTCCACAGCCCGACTCGCACCGTGGGGATTGTGGCAACTTACGCAGGAGAGGGCATCGACGGGGAATATACCGCCCGGAGCATGGAGATGTGTCCTGTCGCCGACATAGCCGAAGTCCCGGGCGACGATATTATGGCCGTGGCGTTCTCCGGGGCTCGCCTCCTCGCCACCAGACGCTCCATTCTCCCTGTCGGTCCACCAGTAGCTCTTTTTCAGCCAGCCGAAATCTCCACCCGGCGTCAGCTGCCTGGGCGGAATTCCCGGCCCCATGACCGCGGGGGGTGTAGAGACATGGTACTGCTCACCCGGTCCCGCAGCCGGTCCCTCGTGGCACAGGAGGCATGTTGATCCTGCATCGGAACCAATCAACATACTTCCCGTGGCAGCCTGGCCGGCACCGGTCTGCCTGCCGTGGCAACCATCGCAACTGCCCGTGCCCGTGTGAAACAGAGCCGCGCCATGACCTGCGGAAACCATGGCCGTAACTATCAGAAAGACCACCGCCCCGGCTGTCCGCACCCCATTAGACACGTGTCCCTGCTCAATCCAACCCATAAGCACCCCCCGAGCGACAACAATCTTCATAGCAAATGTGAAACCAGCGCCAATGCGCGACAAGACCTTGATATTTTTAGGTTAGATCATTGGAAACAGCTGATCGCATGATCAACGGCTGCGCAGCACTGTAATAAAAATGAATCGCTACAGCTTCATGATCGGCACATGTTCATTACAATTGAATGACATTTACAGCAGAAGACTCTAATCTTCAAGGGTTAAATGGGAGCGGCTTGTTTTACAGGTAGAATGACTTGCAGGGAGGAAAATGTTTATCGCCGGAAAAACAGGGGAGAGGATGCAAATATTATAGTGCACTTGTGGTGGCCGGGAGGACGGCACTTTACACTGCGAAGGCTTTCTGGTGGAGAGACGTAGCTGCCAGGTTACCGGGAGCTGCGGGAATTCGAGCCCCCGATGGAATCGCATCCGGAGGAGCCGTTGATGTTTGCAGGCGCTTTGCGGGGGTAGCTGCCTGATTCTGTTTCAACTGGTGCAAAGGTAGCCCTGGAGTGGCACCCGCCACAGTTGCCCGTGCCGTCGTCAGGCAGGAATGCTCCGCCGCTGCATATCCCGGCACCCAGGAAGGTGGCCATCACCAGGATGACCACCTTCCGCCGGTTTTTTGCCGCGCGTGCAGCTGCGTTGAGCCGATTGAAGTATGCGTCGTCTAGAAATTTCTCTTTCATGATGTAACTGTGCCGTTCAACCGCCGTACCTGATGTCCGGCGGCTATCGTATCATCTTGAACATCTGGACACGGCTGTTGTCGCGGTCCGTCAGAAAGAAGTCCCCATTGTCGCCGATGCATGCCTGGGAAGGGTAGTGTACGAGGCCGGACTTCCTTCCCATGGCGAGCTGGCGCCCTTGGAAGGAACCATCCTGCCCGAGGATGATGATGGCGCTGCCATTCTGGTCGGTAACGTAGATACGCCCCTGGTTGTCGGTGGTGATCGCCGCAGCAAAATCGAGGTACTCCCTCAGGGATCCGCCGAGAGGCTTGAATTCCTTCGCCTCGCGTCCTGCGACATAAAGCACCGATTTGGTGCTGTCGAGCAGCAGGATGTTTCCTTTGGAATCAACGGCTATATCGGACAGAAAGCCGTAACCTCCAGGAAAAGGAATTTCCCCTGTCTTCTTCCCAGCCGGATC from Geobacter sp. DSM 9736 includes the following:
- a CDS encoding glucose 1-dehydrogenase, which encodes MKAVAVFPGRKNSVHLRDVERPSLSSNRQVLVKVLQVGLDGTDREIISALYGNPPPGDDYLIFGHESLGVVEAVASDVDEFAPGDYVVATVRRPGGSVYDALGMYDMTTDDDYRERGINLLHGYLVEYYVEAPEFLVKVPSGLKHVGVLLEPAGVIEKGVGQAYEIQRRMRVWRPARAAVLGAGSIGLLATMALRLRGLQVCTFGLQRPPYYNSDLIHALGGRYFSTEDVSLEEASREHGPFDIIFEATGYSPVAFEAMNILGKNGVLILASLTAGGRTVTVPADRINRGIVLGNKVVVGTVNAGRGDFEAGVKDLAQCELQWPGWLSRLLTHRIEGLEKFERITQLFAAGEAVKLVVEVSKMTGQDGGHGISSN
- a CDS encoding heavy metal response regulator transcription factor, with the protein product MRVLVVEDEERILNFLRKGLKEYGYTVDTATLGNEGLQMALNKEYDLIILDIMLPGMDGYKVMERLRDARNDTPVLFLTARDAVQDRIKGLELGADDYVIKPFAFSELVTRMRTILRRGPIKSSEIIRVGDLEMDVTAHRATREGKRLDLTPKEFSLLSLLARRSGEVLTRMRIAERIWDVDLDSDTNVVDVHMRRLRSKVDDPFPRKLIHTVRGVGYVLEER
- a CDS encoding cytochrome C, which encodes MSNGVRTAGAVVFLIVTAMVSAGHGAALFHTGTGSCDGCHGRQTGAGQAATGSMLIGSDAGSTCLLCHEGPAAGPGEQYHVSTPPAVMGPGIPPRQLTPGGDFGWLKKSYWWTDRENGASGGEEASPGERHGHNIVARDFGYVGDRTHLHAPGGIFPVDALSCVSCHNPHGASRAVEGFTSVRQPSGSYRMLGGAGYRPKNDPSIPAFTADAPAAIAPRVYNRSEAAGDTRVAYGRGMSEWCRNCHTSVHSGAGFGHPAGAEAVLGGRIAANYNSYVASGDLSGSWSSSYSSLVPYEMVTDEHAVMEGAAHASGAASSGPDPGTTANVMCLTCHRAHASGWDSMTRWNTGATFIVANGRYPGTDDPESSRFAQGRTTLETRAGYYDRRPGAFAPFQRSLCNKCHPRD